Proteins from a genomic interval of Kitasatospora herbaricolor:
- a CDS encoding SPW repeat protein, translated as MSTQIPMGMEHHPDIVELREHYERVTSTPAAQGVEALAVLAGLFLAISPWVVGFSGFLGFTTLVVNNLILGLAFALLMGGYGSAYERTHARAWAATAIGVWCMIAPWVVSGNVDVRRTITTNLITGGCMVLLGLAAISMASMTASGAAMRRGSGGRATGGGRAGGGGA; from the coding sequence GTGTCTACCCAGATTCCGATGGGCATGGAGCATCACCCGGACATCGTCGAACTCCGGGAGCACTACGAGCGCGTCACCTCGACGCCGGCCGCTCAGGGCGTCGAGGCGCTGGCGGTCCTGGCCGGGCTCTTCCTGGCGATCTCGCCCTGGGTGGTCGGGTTCAGCGGCTTCCTGGGCTTCACGACGCTGGTCGTCAACAACCTGATCCTCGGCCTGGCGTTCGCCCTGCTCATGGGCGGCTACGGCTCCGCCTACGAGCGCACCCACGCCCGTGCCTGGGCGGCGACGGCGATCGGTGTCTGGTGCATGATCGCGCCTTGGGTGGTCTCCGGGAACGTGGACGTCCGGCGGACCATCACGACCAATCTGATCACCGGCGGCTGCATGGTGCTCCTCGGACTGGCCGCCATCTCGATGGCGTCCATGACGGCGAGCGGCGCGGCCATGCGCCGGGGCTCCGGCGGTCGTGCCACCGGCGGCGGCCGCGCGGGCGGAGGAGGCGCCTGA
- a CDS encoding winged helix DNA-binding domain-containing protein → MTTDETRLLRRRMHAQFGPAGPHEAPSAGPHEAPSGGPRGPGRSGRVAAVAGRAAGVQAQDAAAARLGLRARGVDAAAEVDAAYRSGEVVASWLMRGTLHLVPAGDLPWLLRLFGARNLAAGAGRRRQLGLTDEICEQAVALLPEVLAAPLGRADLIAALIGRGVEVDPSGQAPAHLVAYAAARGLLCRGAEVAPREPGYVLRPGPPPGPPEPPGPPEEADLAALAVRYLAAFGPAGAADLAAWSGLPLTACRRAVAAAGLPEVAPGLFAGPGAEPPSGGPDGGPESGPESGPVVRLLGAYDNYLLGYRDRTVMLDPAFARRINAGGGVVRPALVADGRVLGRWAAERSRGTVTVLVEPFGPIPGPVREGLRAEVAAVGRFLEVAAELRIARP, encoded by the coding sequence GTGACGACGGACGAGACGCGACTCCTGCGCCGGCGAATGCATGCCCAGTTCGGCCCCGCCGGCCCCCACGAGGCACCCTCCGCCGGCCCCCACGAGGCACCCTCCGGCGGCCCGCGCGGTCCGGGGCGCTCGGGCAGGGTGGCGGCCGTGGCCGGGCGGGCCGCCGGTGTCCAGGCCCAGGACGCGGCGGCGGCCCGGCTCGGCCTGCGCGCCCGGGGCGTCGACGCGGCCGCCGAGGTCGACGCGGCGTACCGGTCCGGCGAGGTGGTCGCCAGCTGGCTGATGCGCGGCACCCTGCACCTCGTCCCGGCCGGGGACCTGCCCTGGCTGCTGCGACTCTTCGGCGCCCGCAACCTCGCCGCCGGGGCGGGCCGGCGGCGGCAGCTGGGGCTGACCGACGAGATCTGCGAGCAGGCCGTCGCGCTGCTCCCCGAGGTGCTGGCGGCCCCGCTCGGCCGGGCCGACCTGATCGCCGCGCTGATCGGCCGGGGGGTCGAGGTGGACCCCTCCGGGCAGGCCCCGGCCCATCTGGTGGCGTACGCGGCGGCGCGCGGCCTGCTCTGCCGGGGCGCCGAGGTGGCCCCGCGCGAGCCCGGCTACGTCCTGCGGCCGGGCCCGCCGCCAGGTCCGCCGGAGCCGCCGGGTCCGCCCGAGGAGGCGGACCTGGCCGCGCTCGCCGTCCGCTACCTGGCCGCCTTCGGCCCGGCCGGCGCCGCCGATCTGGCCGCCTGGTCGGGGCTGCCGCTGACGGCCTGCCGGCGGGCCGTCGCGGCGGCCGGGCTCCCCGAGGTGGCCCCCGGGCTGTTCGCCGGCCCCGGCGCCGAGCCCCCGTCGGGCGGGCCGGACGGCGGGCCCGAGTCCGGGCCGGAGTCCGGGCCCGTGGTCCGGCTGCTCGGGGCGTACGACAACTACCTGCTGGGCTACCGCGACCGGACGGTCATGCTGGACCCGGCCTTCGCCAGGCGGATCAACGCCGGCGGCGGGGTCGTCCGCCCCGCGCTGGTGGCCGACGGGCGGGTGCTCGGGCGCTGGGCGGCCGAACGCTCCCGGGGCACGGTGACCGTGCTGGTGGAGCCCTTCGGCCCGATCCCCGGGCCGGTCCGCGAGGGTTTGCGGGCCGAGGTGGCGGCCGTCGGCCGGTTCCTGGAGGTGGCGGCGGAGCTGCGGATCGCCCGCCCCTGA
- a CDS encoding acyl-CoA dehydrogenase family protein yields MLFNPRTYDPAQFDEPTRRLLRATVDWFESRGKKALIDTYVDRAWYGDFLEFAAKEGLFAAFLTPAGEAGEEAGAEAKRWDTARIAELNEILGFYGLGYWYTWQVTILGLGPVWQSENEAVRARAAKLLTEGHVMAFGLSERSHGADIYSTDMILTPDGEGGFTASGSKYYIGNGNVAGLVSVFGRRSDVEGPEGYVFFAADSRHEAYHLVKNVVNAQMYVSEFRLDEYPVRAEDVLHTGKAAFDAALNTVNVGKFNLCTASVGICEHAMYEAVTHAHNRVLYGKKVTDFPHVRRELTDAYARLAAMKLFSARAADYFRSASPEDRRYLLFNPMTKMKVTTEGEKVIDLMWDVIAAKGFEADTYFDKAAKDIRGLPKLEGTVHVNLALILKFMGNYLFNPAEYAPVPSRLDAADDEFLFRQGPARGLGAIRFHDWRTAYDTHARVPNVARFREQADGLCALLAAHAPSPEQQQDLDFLLSLGQLFALVVYGQLVLEQAESTGLDGDLLDEIFDVLVRDFSTHATELHGKSGASEEQAAWALAHLRRPVADAGRSARVWAQVEGLAGAYEMPA; encoded by the coding sequence ATGCTGTTCAACCCGCGTACCTACGACCCCGCGCAGTTCGACGAGCCGACCCGCCGGCTGCTGCGCGCCACCGTCGACTGGTTCGAGTCGCGCGGCAAGAAGGCCCTGATCGACACCTACGTCGACCGTGCCTGGTACGGCGACTTCCTCGAGTTCGCGGCCAAGGAGGGCCTGTTCGCGGCCTTCCTGACGCCGGCCGGCGAGGCGGGCGAGGAGGCCGGCGCCGAGGCGAAGCGCTGGGACACCGCGCGGATCGCCGAGCTGAACGAGATCCTCGGCTTCTACGGGCTCGGCTACTGGTACACCTGGCAGGTCACCATCCTGGGCCTCGGCCCGGTCTGGCAGAGCGAGAACGAGGCCGTCCGGGCCCGCGCCGCGAAGCTCCTGACCGAGGGTCACGTGATGGCCTTCGGGCTGTCCGAGCGCAGCCACGGCGCCGACATCTACTCCACCGACATGATCCTCACCCCGGACGGCGAGGGCGGGTTCACCGCCAGCGGCTCCAAGTACTACATCGGCAACGGCAACGTGGCCGGCCTGGTCTCGGTGTTCGGCCGCCGCTCCGACGTCGAGGGCCCGGAGGGGTACGTCTTCTTCGCCGCCGACAGCCGGCACGAGGCGTACCACCTGGTCAAGAACGTGGTCAACGCGCAGATGTACGTCAGCGAGTTCCGCCTCGACGAGTACCCGGTGCGCGCGGAGGACGTCCTGCACACCGGCAAAGCCGCCTTCGACGCCGCGCTGAACACCGTCAACGTCGGCAAGTTCAACCTCTGCACGGCCTCGGTCGGCATCTGCGAGCACGCCATGTACGAGGCTGTGACGCACGCCCACAACCGGGTGCTCTACGGCAAGAAGGTCACCGACTTCCCGCACGTGCGAAGGGAGTTGACGGACGCCTACGCCCGGCTCGCCGCGATGAAGCTGTTCAGCGCCCGGGCCGCGGACTACTTCCGCTCGGCCTCCCCCGAGGACCGCCGCTACCTGCTCTTCAACCCGATGACCAAGATGAAGGTCACCACCGAGGGCGAGAAGGTCATCGACCTGATGTGGGACGTCATCGCGGCCAAGGGCTTCGAGGCGGACACCTACTTCGACAAGGCGGCGAAGGACATCCGCGGCCTGCCGAAGCTGGAGGGCACGGTCCACGTCAACCTGGCCCTGATCCTCAAGTTCATGGGCAACTACCTGTTCAACCCGGCCGAGTACGCGCCCGTCCCGAGCCGGCTGGACGCCGCCGACGACGAGTTCCTGTTCCGTCAGGGCCCGGCCCGCGGCCTCGGGGCGATCCGCTTCCACGACTGGCGCACGGCCTACGACACGCACGCCCGGGTGCCGAACGTGGCCCGGTTCCGTGAGCAGGCCGACGGCCTCTGCGCGCTGCTGGCCGCCCATGCGCCGAGCCCGGAGCAGCAGCAGGACCTCGACTTCCTGCTCTCGCTGGGCCAGCTGTTCGCGCTCGTGGTCTACGGCCAGCTGGTGCTGGAGCAGGCGGAGTCGACGGGCCTGGACGGCGATCTGCTGGACGAGATCTTCGACGTGCTGGTGCGCGACTTCTCCACCCACGCCACCGAGCTGCACGGCAAGTCCGGCGCGAGCGAGGAGCAGGCCGCCTGGGCACTGGCGCACCTGCGCCGCCCGGTGGCGGACGCCGGCCGCTCGGCCCGGGTCTGGGCCCAGGTCGAGGGCCTGGCCGGCGCGTACGAGATGCCGGCCTGA
- a CDS encoding PadR family transcriptional regulator: MALEHAILVSLLEQPGSGYELARRFDRSIGRFWTATHQQIYRVLRRMEADGWIAAEEVAQDGRPDKKVYSAAAPGRAVLAGWLREPVEPETVRHELAVKIRAAAFDDPSALVAEVERHRESHAALLARYLSGERRDFPAGAALDAQQQLQHVVLRGGIEYERMTLAWLDDVLATLHRLGN; the protein is encoded by the coding sequence ATGGCACTGGAGCACGCGATCCTCGTCTCACTGCTGGAGCAGCCCGGCTCCGGGTACGAGCTGGCCCGGCGGTTCGACCGCTCCATCGGACGCTTCTGGACCGCCACCCACCAGCAGATCTACCGGGTGCTGCGGCGGATGGAGGCGGACGGCTGGATCGCCGCCGAAGAGGTCGCCCAGGACGGCCGGCCGGACAAGAAGGTCTACTCGGCCGCCGCGCCGGGCCGGGCCGTGCTGGCCGGCTGGCTGCGCGAACCCGTCGAGCCGGAGACCGTCCGGCACGAGCTGGCCGTCAAGATCCGGGCGGCCGCCTTCGACGACCCGTCCGCGCTGGTCGCCGAGGTCGAGCGGCACCGGGAGAGCCACGCGGCGCTGCTCGCGCGCTACCTCTCCGGCGAGCGGCGCGACTTCCCCGCCGGCGCCGCGCTCGACGCCCAGCAGCAGTTGCAGCACGTGGTGCTGCGGGGCGGCATCGAGTACGAGCGGATGACCCTCGCCTGGCTGGACGACGTGCTCGCCACCCTGCACCGCCTCGGCAACTGA
- a CDS encoding M28 family metallopeptidase, producing the protein MSQRALRRSRLRRSALATGAALTVAAAVFAPAAQAARPAAPAAPAAAPSAALAAPDIPVANVKAHLAQLQSIATANGGNRAHGKAGYKASIDYVKGKLDAAGFTTTLQSYTYSGATSWNLIADWPGGDASHVVMVGAHLDSVTAGPGINDDGSGSAGILEAALAVSRAALQPAKHLRFGWWGTEEAGMVGSKNYVNSLSSADRSKIEAYLNFDMIGSPNPGYFVYDDAAALDQLFQTYFSGLGVATEPETEGDGRSDHSPFKNAGIPVGGLFSGADYIKTSAQAAKWGGTSGQAFDRCYHQSCDTSANINDVALDRMSDAIAYALWTLGTGTTTPPTGTVFENTADVAVPDNGAAVTSSVTVTGRTGNAPAALAVGVDIKHTYRGDLVIDLVAPDGSTYRLKNSSSSDSADNVITTYTVNASSEVANGTWKLKVQDVAAQDTGYIDSWKLTF; encoded by the coding sequence TTGAGCCAGCGCGCCCTGCGGCGATCCCGCCTGCGCCGATCCGCCCTCGCGACCGGGGCGGCCCTCACCGTCGCCGCCGCCGTGTTCGCCCCCGCCGCCCAGGCCGCCCGGCCCGCGGCGCCGGCCGCCCCGGCGGCCGCACCCTCCGCCGCCCTGGCCGCACCGGACATCCCGGTCGCCAACGTCAAGGCGCACCTCGCCCAACTGCAGTCGATAGCCACCGCCAACGGCGGCAACCGGGCCCACGGCAAGGCCGGTTACAAGGCCTCGATCGACTACGTGAAGGGCAAGCTGGACGCGGCCGGGTTCACCACCACGCTGCAGTCCTACACCTACAGCGGCGCCACCAGCTGGAACCTGATCGCGGACTGGCCGGGCGGCGACGCCTCGCACGTCGTGATGGTCGGCGCCCACCTCGACTCGGTGACGGCCGGCCCCGGCATCAACGACGACGGGTCCGGCTCGGCCGGCATCCTGGAGGCAGCGCTGGCCGTCTCCCGCGCAGCGCTGCAACCCGCCAAGCACCTGCGGTTCGGCTGGTGGGGCACCGAGGAGGCCGGCATGGTCGGCTCCAAGAACTACGTCAACAGCCTCTCCAGCGCGGACCGTTCGAAGATCGAGGCCTACCTCAACTTCGACATGATCGGCTCGCCCAACCCCGGCTACTTCGTCTACGACGACGCCGCCGCCCTGGACCAGCTGTTCCAGACCTACTTCTCCGGCCTGGGCGTCGCCACCGAGCCCGAGACCGAGGGCGACGGCCGCTCCGACCACTCGCCGTTCAAGAACGCGGGCATCCCGGTCGGCGGCCTGTTCAGCGGCGCCGACTACATCAAGACCAGCGCCCAGGCCGCCAAGTGGGGCGGCACCTCCGGCCAGGCCTTCGACCGCTGCTACCACCAGTCCTGCGACACCTCGGCCAACATCAACGACGTCGCGCTGGACCGGATGAGCGACGCGATCGCGTACGCGCTGTGGACCCTGGGCACCGGGACGACCACCCCGCCCACCGGGACGGTCTTCGAGAACACCGCCGACGTCGCCGTCCCGGACAACGGCGCGGCCGTGACCTCCTCGGTCACGGTCACCGGTCGCACCGGGAACGCCCCCGCCGCGCTCGCGGTCGGCGTGGACATCAAGCACACCTACCGCGGTGACCTGGTGATCGACCTGGTCGCCCCGGACGGCTCCACGTACCGGCTGAAGAACTCCAGCAGCAGCGACTCCGCCGACAACGTGATCACCACCTACACGGTGAACGCGTCCAGCGAGGTCGCCAACGGCACCTGGAAGCTCAAGGTGCAGGACGTGGCCGCGCAGGACACCGGCTACATCGACAGCTGGAAGCTCACCTTCTGA
- a CDS encoding homogentisate 1,2-dioxygenase, with protein sequence MAHYRQLGSIPPKRHTQHRTPEGGLYYEELMGEEGFSSDSSLLYHRGIPSAVVNAVPWELPDQSTVPNHPLLPRHLKLHELFAGQEWKSTDVVAGRRLVLGNGDVRIGYVVAGAPSELYRNGLGDECVYVESGAGTVETVFGSLEVGQGDYVIIPRATTHRWVPTGDEPLRAYCIEANSHITPVKRYLSKYGQLLEHAPYCERDLRGPAGPLLAETVAGEGGDVDVLVKHRGPNGIAGTRYTVPHHPFDVVGWDGCLYPYAFNIADYEPITGRIHQPPPAHQVFEGNGFVICNFVPRKVDYHPLSIPVPYYHSNVDSDEVMFYCGGDYAARKGSGIAQGSISLHPGGHTHGPQPGAYERSIGAEFFDELAVMVDTFRPLELGEGGRASEDPGYAWTWSGRGPGR encoded by the coding sequence ATGGCGCACTACCGGCAGCTGGGCAGCATTCCGCCCAAGCGGCACACCCAGCACCGCACCCCCGAGGGGGGGCTGTACTACGAGGAGCTGATGGGCGAGGAGGGCTTCTCCTCGGACTCCTCGCTGCTCTACCACCGGGGTATCCCGTCGGCCGTGGTGAACGCCGTGCCCTGGGAGCTGCCGGACCAGTCCACGGTGCCCAACCACCCGCTGCTCCCCCGCCACCTGAAGCTGCACGAGCTGTTCGCCGGCCAGGAGTGGAAGTCCACCGACGTGGTCGCCGGGCGGCGCCTGGTGCTCGGCAACGGCGACGTCCGGATCGGCTACGTGGTGGCCGGCGCGCCGAGCGAGCTGTACCGCAACGGTCTCGGCGACGAGTGCGTGTACGTGGAGTCCGGCGCGGGCACGGTGGAGACGGTCTTCGGTTCGCTGGAGGTCGGCCAGGGCGACTACGTGATCATCCCCCGGGCCACCACCCACCGCTGGGTCCCCACCGGGGACGAGCCGCTGCGGGCCTACTGCATCGAGGCGAACAGCCACATCACCCCGGTCAAGCGCTACCTGTCCAAGTACGGCCAGTTGCTGGAGCACGCGCCGTACTGCGAGCGGGACCTGCGCGGGCCGGCCGGGCCGCTGCTGGCCGAGACGGTCGCGGGCGAGGGCGGCGACGTCGACGTGCTGGTCAAGCACCGCGGCCCGAACGGGATCGCCGGCACCCGGTACACCGTGCCGCACCACCCCTTCGACGTGGTCGGCTGGGACGGCTGCCTCTACCCGTACGCCTTCAACATCGCCGACTACGAGCCGATCACCGGCCGGATCCACCAGCCGCCGCCCGCCCACCAGGTGTTCGAGGGCAACGGCTTCGTGATCTGCAACTTCGTGCCGCGCAAGGTCGACTACCACCCGCTGTCCATCCCGGTGCCGTACTACCACTCCAACGTGGACAGCGACGAGGTGATGTTCTACTGCGGCGGGGACTACGCGGCCCGCAAGGGCTCCGGCATCGCCCAGGGCTCGATCTCGCTGCACCCGGGTGGGCACACCCACGGGCCGCAGCCGGGCGCCTACGAGCGCAGCATCGGCGCCGAGTTCTTCGACGAGCTCGCGGTGATGGTCGACACCTTCCGCCCGCTGGAGCTGGGCGAGGGCGGCCGGGCGAGCGAGGACCCGGGCTACGCCTGGACGTGGTCCGGCCGGGGCCCGGGCCGATGA
- a CDS encoding phosphoribosyltransferase family protein translates to MHFTGTHFTDRTDAGRQLATRLGHLRGEPLVVVALPRGGVPVAAEVADALDAPLDICVIRKLGVPSQPELGMGAIGEDGARVINDQVVRTAGASPGQIAQVERTERAELERRAERYRGGRSPADLRGRTVVVVDDGVATGSTARAACEIVRARGAALVVLAVPVAPKDWTVRLGDVADQLVCVATPSPFFAIGEFYEDFTQTDDAEVLRCLSRFAGPPGTDREVTVLADGSRLGGRLTVPDGATGVVVFAHGSGSSRHSPRNRFVAEVLNRAGLATLLFDLLTEAEEPDRHKVFDVALLGGRLAQVTDRLTYERWAVGLPVGYFGASTGAAAALWAAGQDGAQPAAVVSRGGRPDLAGSWLGRVRAPTLLIVGGRDPVVAELNERARERLRCPNELAVVPHATHLFEEPGTLAAAAGLARDWFLRHLTGPVRPAPERS, encoded by the coding sequence ATGCACTTCACGGGTACGCACTTCACCGACCGGACGGACGCCGGACGACAACTCGCCACCCGGCTCGGACACCTGCGCGGCGAGCCCCTCGTGGTGGTCGCCCTCCCGCGCGGCGGGGTGCCGGTGGCCGCCGAGGTCGCCGACGCGCTCGACGCCCCGCTCGACATCTGCGTGATCCGCAAGCTGGGCGTGCCCTCCCAGCCGGAGCTGGGGATGGGCGCGATCGGCGAGGACGGCGCCCGGGTGATCAACGACCAGGTGGTCAGGACGGCGGGCGCCTCGCCCGGCCAGATCGCCCAGGTCGAGCGGACCGAACGGGCCGAGCTGGAGCGCCGGGCCGAGCGCTACCGCGGCGGCCGGTCTCCCGCCGACCTGCGCGGGCGCACCGTGGTGGTGGTCGACGACGGCGTCGCCACCGGCTCCACCGCCAGGGCCGCCTGCGAGATCGTCCGGGCCCGGGGCGCCGCCCTGGTGGTGCTCGCCGTGCCGGTGGCGCCCAAGGACTGGACCGTCCGGCTGGGCGACGTCGCCGACCAGCTGGTCTGTGTCGCCACCCCGTCCCCGTTCTTCGCCATCGGCGAGTTCTACGAGGACTTCACCCAGACCGATGACGCCGAGGTGCTGCGCTGCCTGAGCCGGTTCGCCGGCCCGCCGGGCACCGACCGCGAGGTCACCGTGCTGGCCGACGGCAGCCGGCTCGGCGGCCGGCTCACCGTCCCGGACGGCGCCACCGGGGTGGTGGTGTTCGCGCACGGCAGCGGGAGCAGCCGGCACAGCCCGCGCAACCGCTTCGTCGCCGAGGTGCTGAACCGGGCCGGATTGGCCACCCTGCTGTTCGACCTGCTCACCGAGGCGGAGGAGCCGGACCGGCACAAGGTCTTCGACGTGGCGCTGCTGGGCGGCCGGCTGGCCCAGGTCACCGACCGGCTGACCTACGAGCGCTGGGCGGTGGGCCTGCCGGTCGGCTACTTCGGCGCCAGCACCGGCGCCGCCGCCGCGCTCTGGGCCGCCGGCCAGGACGGCGCGCAGCCGGCGGCCGTGGTCTCCCGGGGCGGGCGCCCGGACCTCGCGGGCAGCTGGCTGGGCCGGGTCCGCGCCCCGACCCTGCTGATCGTCGGCGGCCGCGACCCGGTGGTGGCCGAGCTCAACGAACGCGCCCGGGAGCGGCTGCGCTGCCCGAACGAGCTGGCGGTCGTGCCGCACGCCACCCACCTGTTCGAGGAACCGGGGACGCTGGCGGCGGCGGCGGGACTCGCCCGCGACTGGTTCCTGCGCCACCTCACCGGCCCCGTCCGGCCGGCGCCGGAGCGCTCGTGA
- the hppD gene encoding 4-hydroxyphenylpyruvate dioxygenase, with amino-acid sequence MTTQSHALELTPEEREAGLDAEQLRRLVGLVEHDPAADPFPVIAQDAVVFVVGNATLTAQLYQVVFGMELVAYSGPETGRRDRKAFVLRSGSCRFVIKGGVAPDSPLLEHHRRHGDGVVDLAIEVPDVDKCIAHARAQGARILEEPNDVSDENGTVRRAAIATYGETRHTLVDRSRYHGPYLPGYVVAETRVERPEGAPKRLFQALDHAVGNVELGHMNEWVGFYNKVMGFVNMAEFVGDDIATEYSALMSKVVASGNHRVKFPLNEPAVAKKKSQIDEYLEFYGGPGCQHLALATNDILTTVDVLRSRGVEFLSTPDSYYDDPELRARIGHVRVPVEELKKRGILVDRDEDGYLLQIFTKPQGDRPTVFFEFIERHGSLGFGKGNFKALFESIEREQDRRGNL; translated from the coding sequence ATGACCACCCAGTCACACGCCCTTGAGCTGACCCCCGAGGAGCGCGAGGCCGGCCTCGACGCCGAGCAGCTGCGCCGCCTGGTGGGCCTGGTCGAGCACGACCCCGCCGCCGACCCCTTCCCGGTGATCGCCCAGGACGCGGTGGTCTTCGTCGTCGGCAACGCCACCCTGACGGCCCAGCTGTACCAGGTCGTCTTCGGCATGGAGCTGGTCGCCTACTCCGGCCCCGAGACCGGCCGCCGCGACCGCAAGGCCTTCGTGCTGCGCTCCGGCTCCTGCCGCTTCGTGATCAAGGGCGGGGTGGCCCCGGACAGCCCGCTGCTGGAGCACCACCGCCGGCACGGCGACGGCGTCGTCGACCTGGCGATCGAGGTCCCGGACGTGGACAAGTGCATCGCGCACGCCCGTGCCCAGGGCGCCCGCATCCTGGAGGAGCCGAACGACGTCTCCGACGAGAACGGCACCGTGCGCCGCGCCGCGATCGCGACCTACGGCGAGACCCGCCACACCCTGGTCGACCGCTCCCGCTACCACGGCCCCTACCTGCCGGGCTACGTCGTCGCCGAGACCAGGGTGGAGCGCCCCGAGGGCGCCCCGAAGCGGCTCTTCCAGGCGCTCGACCACGCGGTCGGCAACGTCGAGCTCGGCCACATGAACGAGTGGGTGGGCTTCTACAACAAGGTCATGGGCTTCGTGAACATGGCCGAGTTCGTCGGCGACGACATCGCCACCGAGTACTCGGCGCTGATGAGCAAGGTGGTCGCCAGCGGCAACCACCGGGTGAAGTTCCCGCTGAACGAGCCCGCCGTGGCCAAGAAGAAGTCGCAGATCGACGAGTACCTGGAGTTCTACGGCGGCCCCGGCTGCCAGCACCTGGCGCTCGCCACCAACGACATCCTCACCACGGTGGACGTGCTGCGCTCGCGCGGCGTGGAGTTCCTGTCCACCCCCGACTCGTACTACGACGACCCGGAGCTGCGCGCCCGGATCGGCCACGTCCGGGTCCCGGTGGAGGAGCTCAAGAAGCGCGGCATCCTGGTCGATCGTGACGAGGACGGCTACCTGCTGCAGATCTTCACCAAGCCGCAGGGCGACCGGCCGACGGTGTTCTTCGAGTTCATCGAGCGGCACGGTTCGCTCGGCTTCGGGAAGGGCAACTTCAAGGCGCTCTTCGAGTCCATCGAGCGCGAGCAGGACCGTCGCGGCAACCTCTGA
- a CDS encoding YbaK/EbsC family protein, giving the protein MERITSHPNVRAVEAALRAGGASPAVRVLPETAPTALAAAQQLGCDVGAIANSLVFDADGAPLLVLTSGAHRVDTAKLAVLIGAARIRRATPEFVREHTGQPIGGVAPVGHPAPVRTLVDETLAAHPEVWAAAGHPHTVFPTTFAQLLALTGGAAVPVN; this is encoded by the coding sequence ATGGAGCGGATCACCAGTCATCCGAACGTCCGGGCCGTCGAGGCGGCGCTGCGGGCCGGCGGCGCGAGTCCGGCGGTCCGGGTGCTGCCGGAGACGGCGCCCACCGCCCTGGCCGCCGCGCAGCAGCTCGGCTGCGACGTCGGGGCGATCGCCAACAGTCTGGTCTTCGACGCCGACGGGGCCCCGCTGCTGGTACTCACCAGCGGCGCGCACCGGGTGGACACGGCGAAGCTCGCGGTCCTGATCGGGGCGGCCAGGATCCGGCGCGCCACGCCCGAGTTCGTCCGGGAGCACACCGGCCAGCCGATCGGCGGGGTCGCGCCGGTCGGCCACCCGGCCCCGGTGCGCACGCTGGTGGACGAGACCCTCGCCGCGCACCCCGAGGTCTGGGCGGCCGCCGGGCACCCCCACACGGTCTTCCCGACCACCTTCGCGCAGCTCCTCGCCCTGACCGGCGGCGCCGCGGTACCGGTGAACTGA